A stretch of DNA from Anaerobacillus isosaccharinicus:
GCAGGAAGATACAGTTATGCTTCACCAACTAAAAGAAGTAGCCATCTCAAGGATTCATGGTCTTAATGAACAAATCGAAGTTGGTAAAACGTTGAATACTATGTTAGAAGCAAAAATGTCCGAGGAAGATTGGGCTGACAAAAAAACAGCATTAGTAAAAGGACAACAAAAAGTTATTTCTCGAATTAAAAATATGTCTCAGGCAGTTCTCGTTTTACAACAATCATTAGCAAGTGTAGATTTAATTGTTGAAAATAACGAAAAGCTTGAGGAAGCAATCTTCAATGCAATTACGATGACGAAAAACATTATTACCGTCACAGCCTCAATCCAGTTAGCATTAGGGAATCAGAAAACAGTCATTGACGCTGTCAAAAATGTTAATGAAGCTACTGAAGCAATGCTTTTATCTAACGCACAGATGTTAAAATCTAATACAGAAGAAACGTTAAAAATGTTAGAAGAACCTGCAATCGCCATTGAAACATTCCGAAAAGCTTATGAAGACGTTTATTCTGCTATTAAAATTACTGAGAGTTCAAACGAACGCATTATCGAAAGTGGTAAAAAGTTTATACTCGAGTTAGACGAACTTAATACACAAATGAAACAAAAATTATTAGATTAATATAGTGAGGAGGGTTTTCTATGCCCTTATTTTCGCGACTTTTTGAAATCCCTTTTTTTGAGAATTTACTTCCAGATCGACTAAAGCCTGTAAAAGATGAGTATATTTCTGACCAGTATAGCCAATCGCTCTTTTTGGAAACAGAGAAATTAATCGAAGACATTATTCAGCTTTCTGAAATGGAAAGAATTAATCGTATCTTTAAACGAAAGACACCGCAAGTAAAGATTCTCTTAAAGATTAAAAAAAAGCGAATGCGTTTAGACTTTAGTGACCAAAAAGGTGCAGAAGCTCCAATAAAAAAACGAATTATTATAGATATCTATCGAAAAATTTACAAATCCAATAATGGCGTTGGTAAACTGGTTGAAGCGACGATTTACTATACGTACCAAGGGCAATCTTTTGTTAGATCCGTAAAGCGCTCACCTTATTTACAAAGTATTTTTTATAAATTAGATATG
This window harbors:
- a CDS encoding toxic anion resistance protein translates to MEDKNTFKLDIDHKVKEYFNPLNNEEDVNRLLERLNGLGTEAQKNAGESLEALKRPVKEMMDQPNNELPKNLLKLREIVAELEPSHLRKGQIQGFMDRLLRRNPMEQYARKYKTVESQVDNIIGALLVGKDKLQEDTVMLHQLKEVAISRIHGLNEQIEVGKTLNTMLEAKMSEEDWADKKTALVKGQQKVISRIKNMSQAVLVLQQSLASVDLIVENNEKLEEAIFNAITMTKNIITVTASIQLALGNQKTVIDAVKNVNEATEAMLLSNAQMLKSNTEETLKMLEEPAIAIETFRKAYEDVYSAIKITESSNERIIESGKKFILELDELNTQMKQKLLD